The Stigmatella aurantiaca DW4/3-1 genome contains the following window.
GTTAATTAAGAGGCGCCAGAGGGGGCCGCTGGTGGCACAGGAAGAAACCAGGTCCAAGAAAAAACCCAGCAACCCGTTGAGATTGCTGGGTTTCTCGGAGTGGAAGCGGCGGCTTTCGAACCCGCCGCTCGGCGCCCCCGGCGATCGAGCCACCGCCGGAGCTTGCTCCTCCGAGCCCTGTAGGGTGAGGGGGAATGAAAGCCAGGGACCGAAGGTTCCACCCTCAGCCGTCAGTCACGGCGTCCGCTTTTCGGAGAGATGCAGAGCGGCTGCTGGCCAAGAGCTTGGAAACGTGACACACGGTGATGGTCGGCCCCGGACAGGGGAGCGGCCTCTGGCTCAACTCATTGAGCCGGATGAGAAAGAAGACAAGTTTATGGCAAATGGTACCGTGAAGTGGTTCAACGACGCGAAGGGCTTCGGTTTCATCACGCAGGATGGCGCAGGCGAGGATCTCTTCTGCCATCACAGCGCGATCCAGGCCGATGGCTTCCGTTCACTACAGGAAGGGCAGAAGGTCCAGTTCGATGTGGCCCGCGGCCCCAAGGGTCTGCAGGCGCAGAACGTCCGCCCCGTCTGAAGCGCGTTGGCCAAGCCCTGCACCCAGCCCAGTCTCCTCAGCGAGGCTGGGCCTTTTTCATTGCTCGGCGGGGTGGGCATCCGCGATC
Protein-coding sequences here:
- a CDS encoding cold-shock protein; this translates as MANGTVKWFNDAKGFGFITQDGAGEDLFCHHSAIQADGFRSLQEGQKVQFDVARGPKGLQAQNVRPV